From a region of the Streptomyces tirandamycinicus genome:
- a CDS encoding MMPL family transporter, with translation MLLAVGRWCARRPKRTAAAWLLLLVALASAVGAFGSVTSEAVTIPGSDSQSARDAAEAFDDAASGRQPVVLYAPAGAAPLTSPGQRRAVEEAARAVEGVDHVVAVTTPYEAAGGGLSADGRTGRLTVELDVGGRDITPETTRAVTDAAAPATRAGIEVTAGGDLAAAADKGSTGHSEIIGVAAAFVVLAVGFGSLVAAGVPLLTGAVGLGVSLCLIGLAGHLMDMPSAGATIAAMIGLGVGIDYTLFCLTRFRELLAAGVGVEDAAARTTAGSGKAVVFAGSAVVAALAGLALGGLPLLHALALAPGIAVLLAMAATLTLLPAVLSLLGPRLAPGARGTRRQRGTRSETGARSKTGARKGQQKGQGVRDDRGEPGEPGEPGEGAARHDQSEPDARQEPGRREEGSAPAGWGRVAAYVASRPWRCLLAGLVLTGVLAVPAAQLTFGQLDAGDKAPGTASRTAYDRLADAFGPGANGPLQVVSTLPTAASGPDDTRITTVTAALRTTAGVASVGSAQLDASGTRVRWQVTPTTAPSDPATAALVERLREETLPGATGATGTTGMVTHVGGATAAQADLNERLTARMPLVVGFVLAVAALLLLVAFRSPVVAVKAALMNLVSVAASYGVLTAVFQWGWGATLIGLEGPVPIPGYVPLLMFAVLFGLAMDYEVFLLSAVRAAYLRDGDNRGAVIAGLSATGRIITSAALIMVSVFLGYLLSDDPVVKMAGIGLATAVALDATVVRGVLVPSTMVLLGRANWWLPGALDRLLPRLAIEDDGPGGTAPPPSPGGAAPLAGTRGAS, from the coding sequence ATGCTCCTGGCCGTAGGGCGCTGGTGCGCCCGCAGACCGAAACGGACCGCGGCCGCCTGGCTGCTGCTGCTCGTCGCCCTGGCCTCCGCCGTCGGGGCCTTCGGCAGCGTGACGAGCGAGGCCGTGACCATCCCCGGCAGCGACAGCCAGTCCGCGCGCGACGCGGCGGAGGCCTTCGACGACGCGGCCTCGGGCCGTCAGCCCGTGGTCCTGTACGCACCGGCCGGTGCAGCGCCACTCACCTCGCCCGGGCAGCGCAGAGCCGTCGAAGAGGCGGCCCGGGCCGTCGAGGGCGTCGACCATGTCGTGGCCGTCACCACCCCCTACGAAGCGGCGGGCGGAGGGCTCAGTGCCGACGGCCGCACGGGCAGGCTCACGGTCGAACTCGATGTCGGCGGCCGGGACATCACCCCGGAGACCACCCGCGCGGTCACGGACGCGGCCGCCCCCGCCACCCGCGCGGGAATCGAGGTGACGGCCGGCGGTGACCTCGCGGCGGCTGCGGACAAGGGCTCCACCGGGCACAGCGAGATCATCGGCGTCGCGGCCGCCTTCGTCGTCCTGGCGGTGGGCTTCGGCAGCCTGGTCGCGGCCGGGGTCCCGCTGCTCACGGGAGCCGTCGGCCTGGGCGTGTCCCTCTGCCTGATCGGCCTGGCGGGCCATCTGATGGACATGCCGTCCGCGGGGGCGACCATCGCGGCGATGATCGGCCTCGGTGTCGGCATCGACTACACGCTCTTCTGCCTGACCCGCTTCCGCGAACTGCTGGCGGCCGGGGTGGGCGTCGAGGACGCGGCGGCGCGCACCACCGCGGGGTCCGGAAAGGCGGTCGTGTTCGCGGGCAGTGCCGTCGTCGCCGCGCTCGCCGGGCTCGCGCTGGGCGGGCTTCCGCTGCTGCACGCGCTGGCCCTCGCGCCGGGCATCGCCGTGCTGCTGGCGATGGCGGCGACGCTCACCCTGCTGCCCGCCGTGCTGTCCCTGCTCGGGCCGCGACTCGCTCCCGGGGCGCGGGGCACACGACGGCAACGCGGCACGCGGAGCGAGACGGGCGCGCGGAGCAAGACGGGCGCGCGGAAGGGGCAGCAGAAGGGGCAGGGGGTACGGGACGACCGAGGCGAGCCGGGGGAACCGGGGGAACCAGGGGAAGGGGCCGCACGGCACGACCAGAGCGAGCCGGACGCGCGGCAGGAGCCGGGCCGGCGGGAGGAGGGGTCCGCTCCGGCCGGCTGGGGCCGGGTCGCCGCGTACGTCGCCTCCCGGCCGTGGCGCTGCCTGCTGGCGGGGCTGGTGCTGACCGGCGTACTCGCCGTCCCGGCAGCGCAGTTGACGTTCGGCCAGCTCGACGCGGGGGACAAGGCCCCCGGCACGGCGAGCCGTACCGCGTACGACCGCCTGGCCGATGCCTTCGGTCCCGGCGCCAACGGCCCTCTCCAGGTCGTGTCGACGCTGCCCACGGCCGCCTCCGGCCCGGACGACACCCGGATCACGACGGTGACCGCCGCGCTGCGCACGACCGCCGGGGTCGCCTCCGTCGGATCCGCGCAACTGGACGCGAGCGGTACGCGCGTGCGCTGGCAGGTCACCCCCACCACCGCGCCCTCCGACCCGGCCACGGCGGCACTGGTCGAGCGGCTCCGTGAGGAGACCCTGCCCGGAGCCACCGGGGCCACCGGGACCACCGGGATGGTCACCCATGTGGGCGGGGCCACGGCCGCGCAGGCCGACCTGAACGAGCGGCTCACCGCGCGGATGCCGCTGGTCGTCGGCTTCGTGCTCGCCGTCGCCGCACTGCTCCTGCTGGTGGCCTTCCGCTCCCCGGTCGTCGCGGTGAAGGCGGCGCTGATGAACCTGGTCTCGGTCGCCGCGTCCTACGGGGTGCTCACCGCCGTCTTCCAGTGGGGGTGGGGCGCGACCCTGATCGGGCTCGAAGGGCCGGTGCCGATACCCGGGTACGTCCCGCTGCTGATGTTCGCGGTGCTGTTCGGTCTGGCGATGGACTACGAGGTGTTCCTGCTGAGCGCGGTGCGCGCGGCGTACCTGCGCGACGGGGACAACCGGGGCGCGGTGATCGCCGGGCTCTCCGCAACGGGCCGGATCATCACCAGCGCGGCTCTGATCATGGTCAGTGTCTTCCTCGGCTATCTGCTGTCCGACGACCCCGTGGTGAAGATGGCCGGTATCGGCCTGGCCACGGCGGTCGCGCTGGACGCCACCGTGGTGCGCGGCGTGCTCGTACCGTCCACCATGGTCCTGCTCGGCCGGGCGAACTGGTGGCTGCCGGGCGCGCTGGACAGGCTGCTGCCGAGGCTGGCGATCGAGGACGACGGCCCCGGCGGCACCGCGCCGCCCCCGTCCCCGGGCGGCGCCGCGCCTCTGGCGGGCACCAGGGGCGCGTCATGA
- a CDS encoding DUF2993 domain-containing protein has translation MTRRPAGGRRRRRLWVSLAAALVLVALPVADRVCATVAEKRIAERIAARQHALSGTPQVTIGGFPFLLSAARGAFPAVEVEADAVTEEGRPVRATVELREVAERDGGYEAASAEADFTAPFDSLGAGLGSGTTLSADGAGRLRVVSEVLGLPLTVVAEPRLTGRTISLVPVTASFAGRPVDPAGPRISAAFADRKVVVPELPAGLTPTRVSVDDAGVTLHARGDDVRFT, from the coding sequence ATGACGCGGCGCCCCGCGGGCGGCCGCCGCCGTCGACGGCTGTGGGTATCCCTGGCGGCGGCTCTGGTGCTCGTCGCACTGCCGGTTGCCGACCGGGTCTGCGCGACCGTCGCCGAGAAGCGGATCGCGGAGCGGATCGCCGCCCGGCAGCATGCGCTGTCCGGCACTCCGCAGGTGACCATCGGCGGCTTCCCCTTCCTGCTCAGCGCGGCCCGGGGAGCCTTTCCGGCCGTCGAGGTGGAGGCGGACGCCGTGACCGAGGAGGGCCGGCCGGTACGGGCGACGGTGGAACTGCGTGAGGTCGCCGAGCGGGACGGCGGGTACGAGGCCGCGTCCGCCGAAGCCGACTTCACGGCACCGTTCGACTCCCTGGGCGCGGGTCTCGGGTCGGGCACCACGCTCTCGGCGGACGGGGCCGGCCGGCTGCGTGTCGTGAGCGAGGTCCTGGGCCTGCCCCTGACCGTCGTGGCCGAGCCGCGGCTGACCGGGCGCACGATCTCCCTGGTGCCGGTCACGGCCTCGTTCGCGGGCCGGCCGGTCGACCCCGCCGGCCCCCGGATCTCGGCGGCCTTCGCCGACAGGAAGGTCGTCGTGCCGGAGCTGCCCGCCGGCCTCACCCCGACCCGCGTCTCGGTCGACGACGCGGGGGTGACGCTCCACGCCCGGGGGGACGACGTCCGGTTCACCTGA
- a CDS encoding amino acid permease — MTSLQVDDHAGEAGGTSREGYERGLGSRQVQMIAIGGAIGVGLFMGAGANIAKAGPGIILMYALAGVVIFFIMRALGELLLYRPVSGSFAEYAREFLGPFFGFVTGWTYWLMWVVTGMAELTAAAIYMHFWFPGIPQWVSALVFLVVLFGVNLISVKIFGEVEFWFSMVKVTAIIGMIVIGLGVLTLGFSDAGDTASVSNLWAHGGIFPNGIGSSLMTLQGVMFAYLAVELVGVTAGESENPEKTLPKAINTLPWRIIIFYVGALVVILSVVKWTEFSAGESPFVHAFDRIGIPLAAGIVNFVVLTAALSSCNSGMYSTGRMLRDLASNGEAPRSFGRLNARKTPAVGIAVSVALMGVGVLLNYVVPEKAFGYVVSVATAAGVWTWMTILVSHIRYRRAVEAGRLPASSFPAPGGARLSWVALVFLIAVTGMIAYDRDSRISLVVGAVWGIGLAVGWAVLKKRDPRPGRSTPGHADAVG; from the coding sequence ATGACCTCGTTGCAGGTCGACGACCACGCCGGTGAGGCCGGGGGCACTTCGCGGGAAGGCTACGAGCGCGGGCTCGGCAGCCGCCAGGTGCAGATGATCGCCATCGGCGGTGCCATCGGCGTGGGTCTCTTCATGGGAGCCGGGGCGAACATCGCCAAGGCCGGACCCGGCATCATCCTGATGTACGCCCTCGCGGGCGTGGTCATCTTCTTCATCATGCGGGCGCTGGGCGAACTGCTGCTCTACCGGCCCGTCTCGGGTTCCTTCGCGGAGTACGCCCGTGAGTTCCTCGGCCCGTTCTTCGGGTTCGTCACCGGCTGGACGTACTGGCTGATGTGGGTCGTCACCGGAATGGCGGAACTCACCGCCGCCGCCATCTACATGCACTTCTGGTTCCCGGGGATCCCGCAGTGGGTCAGCGCCCTGGTGTTCCTGGTGGTGCTCTTCGGCGTCAACCTGATCTCGGTGAAGATCTTCGGCGAGGTCGAGTTCTGGTTCTCGATGGTCAAGGTCACCGCGATCATCGGCATGATCGTGATCGGCCTCGGAGTGCTCACCCTCGGCTTCTCCGACGCCGGCGACACCGCTTCGGTCTCCAACCTCTGGGCACACGGCGGGATCTTCCCCAACGGCATCGGCTCCAGCCTGATGACCCTGCAGGGCGTCATGTTCGCCTATCTCGCCGTCGAACTCGTCGGCGTCACAGCCGGCGAGTCCGAGAACCCCGAGAAGACGCTCCCCAAGGCCATCAACACGCTGCCCTGGCGCATCATCATCTTCTACGTCGGCGCCCTCGTGGTGATCCTCTCCGTAGTGAAGTGGACCGAGTTCTCCGCGGGCGAGAGCCCGTTCGTCCACGCCTTCGACAGGATCGGCATTCCGCTCGCCGCCGGCATCGTCAACTTCGTGGTCCTGACCGCCGCGCTGTCGTCCTGCAACTCGGGCATGTACTCCACCGGCCGCATGCTGCGCGACCTGGCGTCCAACGGCGAGGCGCCGCGGTCGTTCGGACGCCTCAACGCCCGCAAAACCCCGGCCGTGGGCATCGCCGTCTCGGTCGCGCTGATGGGCGTGGGCGTGCTCCTGAACTACGTCGTCCCGGAGAAGGCGTTCGGCTACGTCGTCTCGGTCGCCACCGCGGCAGGCGTCTGGACGTGGATGACGATCCTCGTCAGCCATATCCGCTACCGCCGCGCGGTCGAGGCCGGCCGCCTGCCCGCCTCCTCCTTCCCCGCCCCCGGCGGCGCCAGGCTCAGCTGGGTCGCCCTGGTCTTCCTGATCGCCGTGACCGGCATGATCGCCTACGACAGGGACTCCCGGATCTCCCTGGTGGTGGGCGCGGTCTGGGGCATCGGACTGGCCGTCGGCTGGGCCGTCCTCAAGAAGCGCGACCCGCGGCCCGGCCGGAGCACCCCCGGCCACGCGGACGCCGTGGGCTGA
- a CDS encoding DUF2017 domain-containing protein: MAGQFEALPGGGAAVALDEVEISILRSLAVQLLELIGPGDEPAEGEDPLAALFAEGPSEPPSDPALARLFPDAYARPEAERGADGAEDEELRELSAEFRRFTENELRARKRDDVLAVVRSLDALTVTGEGGAVLKLTAEDSLHWLGALNDLRLTIGTRLQVTDDDETGDLYRLPDSDPRKPMVMAYLWLGALQETLVETLTP; the protein is encoded by the coding sequence ATGGCGGGACAGTTCGAAGCGCTGCCGGGCGGCGGTGCGGCCGTCGCGCTCGACGAGGTCGAGATCTCCATCCTCCGCTCGCTCGCCGTCCAGCTGCTGGAGCTGATCGGTCCCGGTGACGAGCCCGCCGAGGGCGAGGACCCGCTCGCCGCGCTGTTCGCGGAGGGGCCGAGCGAGCCGCCGTCCGACCCCGCGCTCGCCCGGCTCTTCCCCGACGCCTACGCCAGGCCCGAGGCGGAGCGCGGCGCGGACGGGGCCGAGGACGAGGAACTCCGGGAGCTCTCGGCCGAGTTCCGCCGTTTCACGGAGAACGAGTTGCGCGCCCGCAAGCGCGACGACGTCCTCGCGGTCGTCCGCAGTCTCGACGCGCTCACCGTGACGGGTGAGGGCGGGGCCGTCCTGAAACTCACCGCCGAGGACTCGCTGCACTGGCTCGGCGCACTCAACGACCTGCGGCTGACCATCGGCACCCGGCTCCAGGTCACCGACGACGACGAGACCGGCGACCTCTACCGGCTGCCGGACTCCGATCCGCGCAAGCCGATGGTCATGGCCTACCTCTGGCTCGGGGCGCTCCAGGAGACCCTGGTCGAGACGCTGACCCCGTAG
- the clpS gene encoding ATP-dependent Clp protease adapter ClpS, which produces MGGVTVPLEIEQTQSAEETFAVPEPDVPWVTIVHNDPVNLMSYVTYVFQAYFGYSKDKAHKLMLDVHHKGRAVVSSGTREEMERDVQAMHGYGLWATLSQERQ; this is translated from the coding sequence ATGGGTGGAGTGACTGTGCCCCTAGAGATCGAGCAGACCCAGTCGGCCGAGGAGACGTTCGCCGTTCCCGAACCCGACGTTCCCTGGGTGACGATCGTCCACAACGATCCGGTCAATCTGATGAGCTATGTCACCTACGTTTTCCAGGCGTACTTCGGCTACTCCAAGGACAAGGCCCACAAGCTGATGCTCGACGTCCACCACAAGGGACGCGCGGTCGTCTCCAGCGGGACCCGCGAGGAAATGGAACGCGACGTCCAGGCGATGCACGGCTACGGGCTGTGGGCGACCCTCTCCCAGGAACGTCAGTGA